One part of the Vogesella sp. LIG4 genome encodes these proteins:
- the hfq gene encoding RNA chaperone Hfq, which yields MSAKGQMLQDPFLNILRKEHVPVSIYLVNGIKLQGQIESFDQYVVLLKNTVTQMVYKHAISTVVPARPVSIPHEHHAAKPETQDA from the coding sequence ATGAGCGCCAAAGGGCAAATGTTACAAGACCCGTTTCTGAACATCCTGCGCAAGGAACACGTGCCGGTATCCATCTACCTGGTAAACGGTATCAAGCTGCAAGGGCAGATCGAGTCCTTTGACCAGTATGTCGTCCTGCTGAAAAACACCGTGACCCAGATGGTTTACAAGCATGCCATCTCCACAGTGGTACCGGCCCGCCCGGTAAGCATCCCGCACGAGCACCACGCTGCCAAGCCGGAAACCCAGGACGCCTGA
- the der gene encoding ribosome biogenesis GTPase Der, which produces MKPTIALVGRPNVGKSTLFNRLTRSRDALVADQPGLTRDRHYGHGRVGSKPYLVVDTGGFEPVVDEGILFEMAKQTLQAVDEADAIVFLVDGRTGITPQDKIIANRLRQAKQPVILAVNKAEGVSHAMAAAEFHELALGDPYAISASHGDGVRELVEMVLENFPDAEEEDKSHHPKFAIIGRPNVGKSTLVNAILGEERVIAFDQAGTTRDSIYIDFEREGRKYTIIDTAGVRRRGKVNEAIEKFSVIKTMQAIEDANVAVLVLDSQLDISEQDATIAGFALEAGRALVVAVNKWEDLELQQKDTIKRDILRKLGFLDFAKFHYISALQGRGVGDLFKSIDAAYKAAMSKLPTPKLTRILQVATERQQPPRAGTVRPKLRYAHQGGMNPPIIVIHGNALDRVPESYTRYLEGMFRKAFHLQGTPLRVQYKSSDNPFEVETTGGKPGLMRHKGLK; this is translated from the coding sequence ATGAAACCAACTATTGCCCTGGTGGGCCGCCCCAATGTGGGCAAATCAACCCTGTTCAACCGGCTGACCCGCTCGCGCGACGCGCTGGTGGCGGACCAGCCGGGCCTGACCCGCGACCGTCACTACGGTCACGGCCGTGTCGGCAGCAAACCGTACCTGGTAGTGGATACCGGCGGCTTCGAGCCGGTGGTGGACGAGGGCATCCTGTTCGAAATGGCCAAGCAGACGCTGCAGGCCGTGGACGAGGCCGATGCCATCGTGTTCCTGGTGGATGGCCGTACCGGCATCACCCCGCAGGACAAGATCATTGCCAACCGCCTGCGTCAGGCCAAACAGCCGGTAATCCTGGCGGTGAACAAGGCCGAAGGCGTCAGCCACGCCATGGCTGCCGCCGAATTCCATGAGCTGGCGCTGGGCGATCCGTACGCCATTTCCGCCTCGCATGGCGACGGTGTGCGCGAACTGGTGGAAATGGTGCTGGAAAACTTCCCGGATGCCGAGGAAGAGGACAAGAGCCATCACCCGAAATTCGCCATCATCGGCCGCCCCAATGTAGGCAAGTCCACGCTGGTGAACGCCATCCTGGGCGAAGAGCGGGTCATCGCCTTCGACCAGGCCGGTACCACGCGCGACAGCATCTATATTGATTTCGAGCGCGAAGGCCGCAAATACACCATTATCGATACCGCTGGCGTGCGCCGTCGCGGCAAGGTCAACGAAGCCATCGAGAAATTCTCGGTGATCAAGACCATGCAGGCGATCGAGGATGCCAACGTGGCGGTGCTGGTGCTGGATTCACAGCTGGATATTTCCGAGCAGGATGCCACCATCGCCGGTTTCGCACTGGAAGCCGGCCGTGCACTGGTGGTAGCGGTAAATAAATGGGAAGACCTGGAACTTCAGCAGAAAGACACCATCAAGCGAGATATCCTGCGCAAACTGGGTTTTCTGGATTTTGCCAAGTTCCACTACATTTCGGCGCTGCAGGGGCGTGGCGTGGGCGATCTGTTCAAGTCCATCGACGCGGCCTACAAGGCGGCAATGAGCAAACTGCCGACGCCCAAGCTCACCCGCATCCTGCAGGTGGCGACCGAGCGTCAGCAACCGCCGCGTGCCGGTACGGTACGGCCGAAATTGCGTTACGCGCATCAGGGCGGCATGAATCCGCCGATTATCGTGATTCACGGTAACGCGCTGGATCGGGTACCGGAAAGCTATACCCGTTATCTGGAAGGCATGTTCCGCAAGGCCTTCCATTTGCAGGGAACCCCGCTTCGCGTGCAGTATAAGTCTAGTGATAACCCGTTTGAGGTCGAAACCACAGGTGGCAAGCCAGGTTTGATGCGCCACAAGGGCCTCAAATAG